In Effusibacillus pohliae DSM 22757, a genomic segment contains:
- a CDS encoding S41 family peptidase, with product MHLRKRTLALLLVVSLLTGAASTYGFLQWRTGGMSVAGVAFGSGQQAANFAKFNEVYQTIRGNYYQEVDDQKLLDGAISGMIAALGDPYSTYMDKETADQFHMSLSSSFEGIGATIESIDGRVTIASPIKGSPAEKAGLRAGDQIRKVNGQTLDGMDINQAVLLIRGKKGTKAELEITRPGSPDVLHVTIVRDEIPLETVYGENLGNGIGKIQITSFSEQTAKRFEEELKKLEAQGIKGLIIDVRDNPGGLLDQVNEIANLLVPNKGVILQVEYRDGHKDVIKSTLQTAKYPIVCLINGGSASASEILAAALKESGGYPLVGEKTFGKGTVQTSHDFKDGSNFKYTMAKWLTPKGNWIHKKGVEPDYQVSQPVYFNLPALNPDTPLKRDMTGAAVKTLQQMLIGVGLVPGRDDGYFSTQTEEAVKTFQRMNGLPVTGVVEGQTTVKLMDVIREKKKTNDTQLEKAISVLQSMIK from the coding sequence ATGCATCTGCGCAAACGCACCCTCGCCCTGTTGCTGGTTGTTTCGTTGTTGACCGGAGCCGCTTCCACCTACGGGTTTTTGCAGTGGAGAACGGGTGGCATGTCGGTTGCCGGTGTCGCGTTCGGGTCCGGGCAGCAGGCGGCCAATTTTGCCAAATTCAACGAAGTCTACCAGACGATTCGAGGGAACTACTACCAGGAAGTCGATGACCAAAAACTGCTTGATGGCGCCATATCCGGCATGATCGCCGCCCTTGGCGATCCGTATTCCACCTATATGGACAAGGAAACGGCCGACCAGTTTCATATGTCCCTCTCCTCTTCGTTTGAGGGAATTGGCGCGACAATCGAATCGATCGACGGCCGCGTCACGATCGCTTCCCCGATCAAGGGATCGCCGGCGGAAAAAGCGGGACTGCGCGCGGGCGACCAGATCCGCAAAGTGAACGGCCAGACACTGGACGGCATGGACATCAACCAGGCGGTCTTGCTGATTCGCGGCAAGAAAGGCACAAAAGCCGAGCTGGAAATCACGCGTCCCGGTTCGCCCGATGTGCTGCATGTGACGATCGTTCGCGACGAAATTCCGCTGGAGACGGTCTACGGGGAGAATCTCGGGAACGGGATCGGCAAGATCCAGATTACCTCTTTCTCCGAACAAACGGCGAAACGGTTTGAGGAAGAGCTCAAAAAGCTGGAAGCACAAGGCATCAAAGGGTTGATCATCGACGTTCGCGACAACCCGGGCGGTCTGTTGGATCAGGTGAACGAAATCGCCAACTTGCTGGTTCCGAACAAAGGCGTGATTTTGCAAGTTGAGTACCGGGACGGCCATAAAGATGTGATCAAATCGACTCTGCAAACGGCCAAGTATCCGATCGTCTGCCTGATCAACGGCGGTTCCGCAAGCGCCTCCGAAATTCTGGCGGCCGCGCTGAAAGAGTCGGGCGGTTACCCGCTGGTCGGCGAAAAGACGTTTGGCAAGGGCACTGTCCAGACCAGCCACGATTTTAAAGACGGGTCGAACTTCAAGTATACGATGGCAAAATGGTTAACCCCGAAAGGCAACTGGATTCACAAAAAAGGCGTGGAACCCGATTATCAGGTATCGCAGCCGGTGTACTTCAATCTGCCGGCGCTCAATCCGGACACTCCGTTAAAGCGTGACATGACCGGAGCGGCAGTGAAGACGCTGCAGCAGATGCTGATCGGAGTAGGCTTGGTTCCGGGCAGGGACGACGGATATTTCAGCACGCAAACGGAAGAAGCGGTGAAAACGTTCCAGCGGATGAACGGCCTGCCGGTGACCGGCGTGGTGGAAGGACAAACCACCGTCAAATTGATGGACGTGATCCGCGAAAAGAAGAAAACGAACGACACGCAGCTTGAAAAAGCGATTTCCGTGTTGCAATCGATGATCAAATAG